The proteins below come from a single Gemmatimonadota bacterium genomic window:
- a CDS encoding DUF374 domain-containing protein, whose protein sequence is MAFFRTLVAWLGAIVLTAINWTLRIKFHNDPRAALKASSRGYIYAILHAHQLTAGMNHGEKACAAMVSRSADGDLLIPLCRLHRITPVRGSSQKKGKNKGGRGALAELIDFVSANKPCTMAVDGPRGPRGVVKAGVVEIAQATGALILPVVAVPSGRWVLSRTWDRFQIPKPFARVVFAFGAPITADNSSSPHELCLQVSRSLADLERLHDPDESKIHSEAAESIGLIRAAPPSRSRSEISDRPR, encoded by the coding sequence ATGGCTTTCTTCCGCACACTCGTAGCTTGGCTCGGTGCCATCGTTCTGACGGCAATCAATTGGACCTTGCGGATCAAATTCCACAACGATCCACGAGCGGCGTTGAAGGCCTCGAGCCGCGGATACATTTACGCCATTCTTCACGCCCATCAGCTTACCGCTGGAATGAATCACGGAGAGAAAGCGTGTGCCGCCATGGTCTCGCGCTCGGCAGACGGTGATCTCCTCATCCCCTTGTGCAGATTGCATCGCATCACCCCCGTTCGTGGCTCGTCGCAAAAAAAAGGCAAGAACAAGGGCGGCCGCGGGGCCCTGGCGGAACTGATCGATTTTGTTTCCGCCAACAAGCCATGCACGATGGCCGTTGACGGACCACGGGGTCCCCGGGGTGTCGTCAAGGCGGGTGTGGTTGAGATCGCCCAGGCAACGGGAGCACTGATTCTCCCGGTGGTCGCCGTCCCCAGCGGCCGGTGGGTTCTCAGTCGAACCTGGGACCGCTTCCAGATTCCCAAGCCGTTTGCGCGGGTTGTGTTTGCCTTCGGTGCACCCATCACCGCTGACAACAGCTCATCGCCCCATGAACTCTGCCTTCAAGTGAGCCGGAGCCTCGCGGATCTGGAGCGTCTCCACGACCCAGATGAGTCAAAGATCCACTCCGAGGCAGCTGAGTCCATCGGCCTCATTCGTGCC